From Harpia harpyja isolate bHarHar1 chromosome 19, bHarHar1 primary haplotype, whole genome shotgun sequence, one genomic window encodes:
- the STOM gene encoding stomatin, whose amino-acid sequence MADHEAGMAPKARRAQDDSDTGLGLCGWILVIASLFFTVITFPVSIWMCIKIIKEYERAIIFRLGRILKGGAKGPGLFFVLPCTDSFIKVDMRTISFDIPPQEILTKDSVTVNVDGVVYYRVQNATLAVANITNADSATRLLAQTTLRNVLGTKNLSQILSDREEIAHSMQATLDEATDDWGIKVERVEIKDVKLPVQLQRAMAAEAEAAREARAKVIAAEGEMNASRALKEASMVITESPAALQLRYLQTLTTIAAEKNSTIVFPLPINMLQGIIGANR is encoded by the exons atggCCGACCACGAAGCGGGGATGGCGCCTAAAGCCCGCCGGGCGCAAG ATGACTCTGATACTGGCCTTGGTTTGTGTGGATGGATCCTGGTGATCGCTTCACTTTTTTTCACCGTTATTACATTTCCTGTATCAATCTGGATGTGCATAAAG ATTATAAAGGAATACGAGCGAGCCATCATATTCAGACTTGGACGCATCTTAAAAGGAGGAGCAAAGGGACCAG GTTTGTTTTTTGTCCTGCCCTGCACAGACAGCTTCATCAAAGTTGATATGAGGACCATCTCTTTTGATATTCCTCCCCAAGAG ATCTTGACCAAGGACTCTGTGACAGTTAATGTAGACGGAGTGGTTTATTACAGAGTTCAGAATGCCACCCTTGCTGTAGCAAATATCACAAATGCTGACTCAGCCACCCGTCTTTTAGCACAGACTACTTTGAGGAATGTTCTGGGGACCAAAAACCTTTCTCAGATTCTCTCTGATCGTGAAGAAATTGCACACAGCATGCAG GCTACGCTTGATGAGGCAACAGATGATTGGGGCATTAAGGTGGAACGTGTGGAGATCAAGGATGTGAAATTACCTGTCCAGCTGCAAAGAGCAatggctgcagaagcagaagcTGCCCGGGAGGCGAGAGCTAAG GTAATTGCAGCTGAGGGTGAAATGAACGCTTCCAGGGCCCTGAAAGAGGCATCCATGGTTATTACAGAGTCccctgctgctcttcagcttcgtTATTTGCAGACCTTGACCACCATTGCTGCGGAAAAGAACTCCACCATCGTCTTCCCGTTGCCCATAAATATGCTGCAGGGCATCATAGGTGCAAATCGCTAG
- the GSN gene encoding gelsolin isoform X4 has translation MVEHAEFLKAGKEPGLQIWRIEKFDLVPVPKNLYGDFFSGDSYLVLNTIKQRNGNLQYDLHFWLGDESSQDERGAAAIFTVQMDDYLQGKAVQHREVQGHESSTFLGYFKSGIKYKAGGVASGFRHVVPNEVTVQRLLQVKGRRTVRATEVPVTWESFNTGDCFILDLGSNIFQWCGSNSNRQERLKATVLAKGIRDNERNGRAKVYVSEEGSEREEMLQVLGPKPSLPPGASDETQTDTANRKLAKLYKVSNGAGNMAVSLVADENPFSQAALSTDDCFILDHGTDGKIFVWKGKGANSEEKKAALKTASEFIDKMGYPKHTQVQVLPESGETPLFKQFFKNWRDKDQTEGLGQAYISGHVAKIEKVPFDAATLHTSKAMAAQHGMEDDGSGRKQIWRIEGSEKVPVDPSTYGQFYGGDSYIILYNYQHGGKQGQIIYTWQGADSTQDEIATSAFLTVQLDEELGGSPVQKRVVQGKEPPHLMSMFGGKPLIVYKGGTSREGGQTAPAETRLFQVRSSTSGATRAVELDPTASQLNSNDAFVLKTPSAAYLWVGQGASDAEKSGAQELLKLLGARPVQVSEGREPDNFWAALGGKAPYRTSPRLKDKKMDAHPPRLFACSNKSGRFTIEEVPGDLTQDDLATDDVMLLDTWDQVFVWIGKDAQEEEKTEALKSAKRYIETDPASRDKRTPITVVKQGLEPPTFSGWFLGWDDDYWSVDPLQRAMADVDV, from the exons ATGGTGGAACACGCTGAGTTTTTGAAGGCTGGGAAGGAACCTGGCCTTCAGATTTGGAGGATCGAGAAATTTGATTTGGTACCAGTGCCAAAAAATCTGTATGGAGACTTCTTCTCAGGAGATTCCTATCTGGTGCTGAACACCATCAAACAGCGGAATGGGAACCTCCAGTACGACTTGCATTTCTGGTTAG GAGATGAAAGCTCTCAAGATGAGCGTGGGGCAGCTGCCATATTCACTGTCCAGATGGATGATTACCTTCAAGGGAAGGCTGTACAGCATCGCGAAGTGCAAGGCCATGAGTCCTCAACTTTCCTGGGGTACTTCAAATCTGGCATCAAGTACAAG GCTGGTGGAGTGGCTTCTGGCTTCAGACATGTGGTTCCCAATGAAGTAACTGTGCAGAGGCTTCTGCAGGTCAAAGGCAGGCGAACAGTCCGAGCGACGGAGGTCCCTGTGACCTGGGAGAGCTTCAACACAGGGGACTGTTTCATCCTTGACCTTGGCAGT AACATCTTTCAGTGGTGTGGCTCCAACAGCAACCGCCAAGAACGGCTGAAGGCCACTGTGCTGGCCAAGGGGATTCGGGACAATGAGCGGAATGGTCGCGCCAAGGTGTATGTTTCAGAGGAAGGATCAGAGCGGGAGGAAATGCTTCAG gtTCTGGGACCAAAGCCCAGTTTGCCACCAGGAGCTTCTGATGAGACCCAAACTGATACAGCCAATAGAAAGCTGGCTAAGCTCTATAAG GTCTCCAATGGGGCTGGGAACATGGCAGTCTCCCTGGTGGCAGATGAGAACCCCTTCTCCCAGGCAGCCCTGAGTACAGATGACTGCTTCATTCTGGACCATGGCACAGACGGAAAGATCTTTGTTTGGAAAG GCAAGGGTGCCAACTCTGAAGAGAAGAAGGCAGCACTGAAAACAGCTTCCGAGTTCATTGATAAGATGGGTTATCCAAAACATACCCAG GTCCAGGTCCTCCCTGAGAGCGGTGAGACACCTTTGTTTAAGCAATTCTTCAAGAACTGGCGGGACAAGGACCAGACAGAAGGACTGGGGCAGGCTTACATTTCTGGTCACGTTGCCAAGATCGAGAAGGTACCTTTCGATGCTGCCACTCTGCACACCTCCAAGGCCATGGCTGCCCAGCATGGAATGGAGGATGACGGCTCTGGCAGGAAACAG ATTTGGAGAATAGAAGGCTCAGAGAAAGTGCCAGTGGATCCTTCAACGTATGGCCAGTTCTATGGAGGGGATAGCTATATTATCTTGTACAATTACCAGCATGGTGGAAAACAGGGACAGATCATTTACACTTG GCAGGGTGCTGATTCCACTCAAGATGAAATTGCGACCTCTGCATTCCTCACAGTACAGCTGGATGAGGAGCTGGGAGGCAGCCCTGTGcag aaACGAGTAGTGCAAGGAAAAGAGCCACCTCATCTGATGAGTATGTTTGGTGGAAAGCCCTTGATTGTTTACAAGGGTGGAACCTCTAGGGAAGGAGGCCAGACAGCACCTGCAGAAACGCGCCTGTTCCAGGTCCGATCCAGCACCTCGGGAGCTACCAGAGCAGTAGAG ctggaTCCTACTGCCAGTCAGCTGAACTCCAATGATGCCTTTGTCCTGAAAACTCCCTCTGCCGCTTACCTTTGGGTTGGCCAAGGAGCCAGTGATGCTGAGAAATCAGGAGCACAAgagctgctgaagctgctggGAGCTCGCCCAGTACAGGTTTCTGAGGGCAGagagccag ATAATTTCTGGGCAGCTTTGGGTGGAAAAGCTCCTTACCGTACCTCTCCCCGGCTGAAGGACAAGAAGATGGATGCTCACCCCCCTCGTCTTTTTGCATGCTCCAACAAGAGTGGACGCTTCACT ATTGAAGAAGTTCCTGGAGATCTGACTCAGGATGACCTTGCTACAGATGATGTTATGCTCCTTGACACATGGGATCAG gtCTTTGTATGGATTGGGAAAGATgcccaagaagaagaaaagactgagGCGCTGAAATCTG CTAAACGGTACATTGAAACTGATCCGGCCAGCCGAGATAAGAGAACTCCAATCACAGTCGTTAAACAAGGGCTGGAGCCGCCAACCTTCTCCGGCTGGTTCCTGGGCTGGGATGATGACTACTGGTCTGTCGATCCTCTACAGAGAGCAATGGCAGATGTGGATGTCTGA
- the GSN gene encoding gelsolin isoform X1 — translation MGKQDFNYIFLTIFCTVALKLNCVSSMSVAGLGYVVTAAVVLSAVPVSMVEHAEFLKAGKEPGLQIWRIEKFDLVPVPKNLYGDFFSGDSYLVLNTIKQRNGNLQYDLHFWLGDESSQDERGAAAIFTVQMDDYLQGKAVQHREVQGHESSTFLGYFKSGIKYKAGGVASGFRHVVPNEVTVQRLLQVKGRRTVRATEVPVTWESFNTGDCFILDLGSNIFQWCGSNSNRQERLKATVLAKGIRDNERNGRAKVYVSEEGSEREEMLQVLGPKPSLPPGASDETQTDTANRKLAKLYKVSNGAGNMAVSLVADENPFSQAALSTDDCFILDHGTDGKIFVWKGKGANSEEKKAALKTASEFIDKMGYPKHTQVQVLPESGETPLFKQFFKNWRDKDQTEGLGQAYISGHVAKIEKVPFDAATLHTSKAMAAQHGMEDDGSGRKQIWRIEGSEKVPVDPSTYGQFYGGDSYIILYNYQHGGKQGQIIYTWQGADSTQDEIATSAFLTVQLDEELGGSPVQKRVVQGKEPPHLMSMFGGKPLIVYKGGTSREGGQTAPAETRLFQVRSSTSGATRAVELDPTASQLNSNDAFVLKTPSAAYLWVGQGASDAEKSGAQELLKLLGARPVQVSEGREPDNFWAALGGKAPYRTSPRLKDKKMDAHPPRLFACSNKSGRFTIEEVPGDLTQDDLATDDVMLLDTWDQVFVWIGKDAQEEEKTEALKSAKRYIETDPASRDKRTPITVVKQGLEPPTFSGWFLGWDDDYWSVDPLQRAMADVDV, via the exons CCTGTCAGCATGGTGGAACACGCTGAGTTTTTGAAGGCTGGGAAGGAACCTGGCCTTCAGATTTGGAGGATCGAGAAATTTGATTTGGTACCAGTGCCAAAAAATCTGTATGGAGACTTCTTCTCAGGAGATTCCTATCTGGTGCTGAACACCATCAAACAGCGGAATGGGAACCTCCAGTACGACTTGCATTTCTGGTTAG GAGATGAAAGCTCTCAAGATGAGCGTGGGGCAGCTGCCATATTCACTGTCCAGATGGATGATTACCTTCAAGGGAAGGCTGTACAGCATCGCGAAGTGCAAGGCCATGAGTCCTCAACTTTCCTGGGGTACTTCAAATCTGGCATCAAGTACAAG GCTGGTGGAGTGGCTTCTGGCTTCAGACATGTGGTTCCCAATGAAGTAACTGTGCAGAGGCTTCTGCAGGTCAAAGGCAGGCGAACAGTCCGAGCGACGGAGGTCCCTGTGACCTGGGAGAGCTTCAACACAGGGGACTGTTTCATCCTTGACCTTGGCAGT AACATCTTTCAGTGGTGTGGCTCCAACAGCAACCGCCAAGAACGGCTGAAGGCCACTGTGCTGGCCAAGGGGATTCGGGACAATGAGCGGAATGGTCGCGCCAAGGTGTATGTTTCAGAGGAAGGATCAGAGCGGGAGGAAATGCTTCAG gtTCTGGGACCAAAGCCCAGTTTGCCACCAGGAGCTTCTGATGAGACCCAAACTGATACAGCCAATAGAAAGCTGGCTAAGCTCTATAAG GTCTCCAATGGGGCTGGGAACATGGCAGTCTCCCTGGTGGCAGATGAGAACCCCTTCTCCCAGGCAGCCCTGAGTACAGATGACTGCTTCATTCTGGACCATGGCACAGACGGAAAGATCTTTGTTTGGAAAG GCAAGGGTGCCAACTCTGAAGAGAAGAAGGCAGCACTGAAAACAGCTTCCGAGTTCATTGATAAGATGGGTTATCCAAAACATACCCAG GTCCAGGTCCTCCCTGAGAGCGGTGAGACACCTTTGTTTAAGCAATTCTTCAAGAACTGGCGGGACAAGGACCAGACAGAAGGACTGGGGCAGGCTTACATTTCTGGTCACGTTGCCAAGATCGAGAAGGTACCTTTCGATGCTGCCACTCTGCACACCTCCAAGGCCATGGCTGCCCAGCATGGAATGGAGGATGACGGCTCTGGCAGGAAACAG ATTTGGAGAATAGAAGGCTCAGAGAAAGTGCCAGTGGATCCTTCAACGTATGGCCAGTTCTATGGAGGGGATAGCTATATTATCTTGTACAATTACCAGCATGGTGGAAAACAGGGACAGATCATTTACACTTG GCAGGGTGCTGATTCCACTCAAGATGAAATTGCGACCTCTGCATTCCTCACAGTACAGCTGGATGAGGAGCTGGGAGGCAGCCCTGTGcag aaACGAGTAGTGCAAGGAAAAGAGCCACCTCATCTGATGAGTATGTTTGGTGGAAAGCCCTTGATTGTTTACAAGGGTGGAACCTCTAGGGAAGGAGGCCAGACAGCACCTGCAGAAACGCGCCTGTTCCAGGTCCGATCCAGCACCTCGGGAGCTACCAGAGCAGTAGAG ctggaTCCTACTGCCAGTCAGCTGAACTCCAATGATGCCTTTGTCCTGAAAACTCCCTCTGCCGCTTACCTTTGGGTTGGCCAAGGAGCCAGTGATGCTGAGAAATCAGGAGCACAAgagctgctgaagctgctggGAGCTCGCCCAGTACAGGTTTCTGAGGGCAGagagccag ATAATTTCTGGGCAGCTTTGGGTGGAAAAGCTCCTTACCGTACCTCTCCCCGGCTGAAGGACAAGAAGATGGATGCTCACCCCCCTCGTCTTTTTGCATGCTCCAACAAGAGTGGACGCTTCACT ATTGAAGAAGTTCCTGGAGATCTGACTCAGGATGACCTTGCTACAGATGATGTTATGCTCCTTGACACATGGGATCAG gtCTTTGTATGGATTGGGAAAGATgcccaagaagaagaaaagactgagGCGCTGAAATCTG CTAAACGGTACATTGAAACTGATCCGGCCAGCCGAGATAAGAGAACTCCAATCACAGTCGTTAAACAAGGGCTGGAGCCGCCAACCTTCTCCGGCTGGTTCCTGGGCTGGGATGATGACTACTGGTCTGTCGATCCTCTACAGAGAGCAATGGCAGATGTGGATGTCTGA
- the GSN gene encoding gelsolin isoform X3 codes for MGMTCFKEASLPVSMVEHAEFLKAGKEPGLQIWRIEKFDLVPVPKNLYGDFFSGDSYLVLNTIKQRNGNLQYDLHFWLGDESSQDERGAAAIFTVQMDDYLQGKAVQHREVQGHESSTFLGYFKSGIKYKAGGVASGFRHVVPNEVTVQRLLQVKGRRTVRATEVPVTWESFNTGDCFILDLGSNIFQWCGSNSNRQERLKATVLAKGIRDNERNGRAKVYVSEEGSEREEMLQVLGPKPSLPPGASDETQTDTANRKLAKLYKVSNGAGNMAVSLVADENPFSQAALSTDDCFILDHGTDGKIFVWKGKGANSEEKKAALKTASEFIDKMGYPKHTQVQVLPESGETPLFKQFFKNWRDKDQTEGLGQAYISGHVAKIEKVPFDAATLHTSKAMAAQHGMEDDGSGRKQIWRIEGSEKVPVDPSTYGQFYGGDSYIILYNYQHGGKQGQIIYTWQGADSTQDEIATSAFLTVQLDEELGGSPVQKRVVQGKEPPHLMSMFGGKPLIVYKGGTSREGGQTAPAETRLFQVRSSTSGATRAVELDPTASQLNSNDAFVLKTPSAAYLWVGQGASDAEKSGAQELLKLLGARPVQVSEGREPDNFWAALGGKAPYRTSPRLKDKKMDAHPPRLFACSNKSGRFTIEEVPGDLTQDDLATDDVMLLDTWDQVFVWIGKDAQEEEKTEALKSAKRYIETDPASRDKRTPITVVKQGLEPPTFSGWFLGWDDDYWSVDPLQRAMADVDV; via the exons CCTGTCAGCATGGTGGAACACGCTGAGTTTTTGAAGGCTGGGAAGGAACCTGGCCTTCAGATTTGGAGGATCGAGAAATTTGATTTGGTACCAGTGCCAAAAAATCTGTATGGAGACTTCTTCTCAGGAGATTCCTATCTGGTGCTGAACACCATCAAACAGCGGAATGGGAACCTCCAGTACGACTTGCATTTCTGGTTAG GAGATGAAAGCTCTCAAGATGAGCGTGGGGCAGCTGCCATATTCACTGTCCAGATGGATGATTACCTTCAAGGGAAGGCTGTACAGCATCGCGAAGTGCAAGGCCATGAGTCCTCAACTTTCCTGGGGTACTTCAAATCTGGCATCAAGTACAAG GCTGGTGGAGTGGCTTCTGGCTTCAGACATGTGGTTCCCAATGAAGTAACTGTGCAGAGGCTTCTGCAGGTCAAAGGCAGGCGAACAGTCCGAGCGACGGAGGTCCCTGTGACCTGGGAGAGCTTCAACACAGGGGACTGTTTCATCCTTGACCTTGGCAGT AACATCTTTCAGTGGTGTGGCTCCAACAGCAACCGCCAAGAACGGCTGAAGGCCACTGTGCTGGCCAAGGGGATTCGGGACAATGAGCGGAATGGTCGCGCCAAGGTGTATGTTTCAGAGGAAGGATCAGAGCGGGAGGAAATGCTTCAG gtTCTGGGACCAAAGCCCAGTTTGCCACCAGGAGCTTCTGATGAGACCCAAACTGATACAGCCAATAGAAAGCTGGCTAAGCTCTATAAG GTCTCCAATGGGGCTGGGAACATGGCAGTCTCCCTGGTGGCAGATGAGAACCCCTTCTCCCAGGCAGCCCTGAGTACAGATGACTGCTTCATTCTGGACCATGGCACAGACGGAAAGATCTTTGTTTGGAAAG GCAAGGGTGCCAACTCTGAAGAGAAGAAGGCAGCACTGAAAACAGCTTCCGAGTTCATTGATAAGATGGGTTATCCAAAACATACCCAG GTCCAGGTCCTCCCTGAGAGCGGTGAGACACCTTTGTTTAAGCAATTCTTCAAGAACTGGCGGGACAAGGACCAGACAGAAGGACTGGGGCAGGCTTACATTTCTGGTCACGTTGCCAAGATCGAGAAGGTACCTTTCGATGCTGCCACTCTGCACACCTCCAAGGCCATGGCTGCCCAGCATGGAATGGAGGATGACGGCTCTGGCAGGAAACAG ATTTGGAGAATAGAAGGCTCAGAGAAAGTGCCAGTGGATCCTTCAACGTATGGCCAGTTCTATGGAGGGGATAGCTATATTATCTTGTACAATTACCAGCATGGTGGAAAACAGGGACAGATCATTTACACTTG GCAGGGTGCTGATTCCACTCAAGATGAAATTGCGACCTCTGCATTCCTCACAGTACAGCTGGATGAGGAGCTGGGAGGCAGCCCTGTGcag aaACGAGTAGTGCAAGGAAAAGAGCCACCTCATCTGATGAGTATGTTTGGTGGAAAGCCCTTGATTGTTTACAAGGGTGGAACCTCTAGGGAAGGAGGCCAGACAGCACCTGCAGAAACGCGCCTGTTCCAGGTCCGATCCAGCACCTCGGGAGCTACCAGAGCAGTAGAG ctggaTCCTACTGCCAGTCAGCTGAACTCCAATGATGCCTTTGTCCTGAAAACTCCCTCTGCCGCTTACCTTTGGGTTGGCCAAGGAGCCAGTGATGCTGAGAAATCAGGAGCACAAgagctgctgaagctgctggGAGCTCGCCCAGTACAGGTTTCTGAGGGCAGagagccag ATAATTTCTGGGCAGCTTTGGGTGGAAAAGCTCCTTACCGTACCTCTCCCCGGCTGAAGGACAAGAAGATGGATGCTCACCCCCCTCGTCTTTTTGCATGCTCCAACAAGAGTGGACGCTTCACT ATTGAAGAAGTTCCTGGAGATCTGACTCAGGATGACCTTGCTACAGATGATGTTATGCTCCTTGACACATGGGATCAG gtCTTTGTATGGATTGGGAAAGATgcccaagaagaagaaaagactgagGCGCTGAAATCTG CTAAACGGTACATTGAAACTGATCCGGCCAGCCGAGATAAGAGAACTCCAATCACAGTCGTTAAACAAGGGCTGGAGCCGCCAACCTTCTCCGGCTGGTTCCTGGGCTGGGATGATGACTACTGGTCTGTCGATCCTCTACAGAGAGCAATGGCAGATGTGGATGTCTGA
- the GSN gene encoding gelsolin isoform X2, with protein sequence MNNCTYFFFHPLFLPAISHLFVSSCPSSPVSMVEHAEFLKAGKEPGLQIWRIEKFDLVPVPKNLYGDFFSGDSYLVLNTIKQRNGNLQYDLHFWLGDESSQDERGAAAIFTVQMDDYLQGKAVQHREVQGHESSTFLGYFKSGIKYKAGGVASGFRHVVPNEVTVQRLLQVKGRRTVRATEVPVTWESFNTGDCFILDLGSNIFQWCGSNSNRQERLKATVLAKGIRDNERNGRAKVYVSEEGSEREEMLQVLGPKPSLPPGASDETQTDTANRKLAKLYKVSNGAGNMAVSLVADENPFSQAALSTDDCFILDHGTDGKIFVWKGKGANSEEKKAALKTASEFIDKMGYPKHTQVQVLPESGETPLFKQFFKNWRDKDQTEGLGQAYISGHVAKIEKVPFDAATLHTSKAMAAQHGMEDDGSGRKQIWRIEGSEKVPVDPSTYGQFYGGDSYIILYNYQHGGKQGQIIYTWQGADSTQDEIATSAFLTVQLDEELGGSPVQKRVVQGKEPPHLMSMFGGKPLIVYKGGTSREGGQTAPAETRLFQVRSSTSGATRAVELDPTASQLNSNDAFVLKTPSAAYLWVGQGASDAEKSGAQELLKLLGARPVQVSEGREPDNFWAALGGKAPYRTSPRLKDKKMDAHPPRLFACSNKSGRFTIEEVPGDLTQDDLATDDVMLLDTWDQVFVWIGKDAQEEEKTEALKSAKRYIETDPASRDKRTPITVVKQGLEPPTFSGWFLGWDDDYWSVDPLQRAMADVDV encoded by the exons CCTGTCAGCATGGTGGAACACGCTGAGTTTTTGAAGGCTGGGAAGGAACCTGGCCTTCAGATTTGGAGGATCGAGAAATTTGATTTGGTACCAGTGCCAAAAAATCTGTATGGAGACTTCTTCTCAGGAGATTCCTATCTGGTGCTGAACACCATCAAACAGCGGAATGGGAACCTCCAGTACGACTTGCATTTCTGGTTAG GAGATGAAAGCTCTCAAGATGAGCGTGGGGCAGCTGCCATATTCACTGTCCAGATGGATGATTACCTTCAAGGGAAGGCTGTACAGCATCGCGAAGTGCAAGGCCATGAGTCCTCAACTTTCCTGGGGTACTTCAAATCTGGCATCAAGTACAAG GCTGGTGGAGTGGCTTCTGGCTTCAGACATGTGGTTCCCAATGAAGTAACTGTGCAGAGGCTTCTGCAGGTCAAAGGCAGGCGAACAGTCCGAGCGACGGAGGTCCCTGTGACCTGGGAGAGCTTCAACACAGGGGACTGTTTCATCCTTGACCTTGGCAGT AACATCTTTCAGTGGTGTGGCTCCAACAGCAACCGCCAAGAACGGCTGAAGGCCACTGTGCTGGCCAAGGGGATTCGGGACAATGAGCGGAATGGTCGCGCCAAGGTGTATGTTTCAGAGGAAGGATCAGAGCGGGAGGAAATGCTTCAG gtTCTGGGACCAAAGCCCAGTTTGCCACCAGGAGCTTCTGATGAGACCCAAACTGATACAGCCAATAGAAAGCTGGCTAAGCTCTATAAG GTCTCCAATGGGGCTGGGAACATGGCAGTCTCCCTGGTGGCAGATGAGAACCCCTTCTCCCAGGCAGCCCTGAGTACAGATGACTGCTTCATTCTGGACCATGGCACAGACGGAAAGATCTTTGTTTGGAAAG GCAAGGGTGCCAACTCTGAAGAGAAGAAGGCAGCACTGAAAACAGCTTCCGAGTTCATTGATAAGATGGGTTATCCAAAACATACCCAG GTCCAGGTCCTCCCTGAGAGCGGTGAGACACCTTTGTTTAAGCAATTCTTCAAGAACTGGCGGGACAAGGACCAGACAGAAGGACTGGGGCAGGCTTACATTTCTGGTCACGTTGCCAAGATCGAGAAGGTACCTTTCGATGCTGCCACTCTGCACACCTCCAAGGCCATGGCTGCCCAGCATGGAATGGAGGATGACGGCTCTGGCAGGAAACAG ATTTGGAGAATAGAAGGCTCAGAGAAAGTGCCAGTGGATCCTTCAACGTATGGCCAGTTCTATGGAGGGGATAGCTATATTATCTTGTACAATTACCAGCATGGTGGAAAACAGGGACAGATCATTTACACTTG GCAGGGTGCTGATTCCACTCAAGATGAAATTGCGACCTCTGCATTCCTCACAGTACAGCTGGATGAGGAGCTGGGAGGCAGCCCTGTGcag aaACGAGTAGTGCAAGGAAAAGAGCCACCTCATCTGATGAGTATGTTTGGTGGAAAGCCCTTGATTGTTTACAAGGGTGGAACCTCTAGGGAAGGAGGCCAGACAGCACCTGCAGAAACGCGCCTGTTCCAGGTCCGATCCAGCACCTCGGGAGCTACCAGAGCAGTAGAG ctggaTCCTACTGCCAGTCAGCTGAACTCCAATGATGCCTTTGTCCTGAAAACTCCCTCTGCCGCTTACCTTTGGGTTGGCCAAGGAGCCAGTGATGCTGAGAAATCAGGAGCACAAgagctgctgaagctgctggGAGCTCGCCCAGTACAGGTTTCTGAGGGCAGagagccag ATAATTTCTGGGCAGCTTTGGGTGGAAAAGCTCCTTACCGTACCTCTCCCCGGCTGAAGGACAAGAAGATGGATGCTCACCCCCCTCGTCTTTTTGCATGCTCCAACAAGAGTGGACGCTTCACT ATTGAAGAAGTTCCTGGAGATCTGACTCAGGATGACCTTGCTACAGATGATGTTATGCTCCTTGACACATGGGATCAG gtCTTTGTATGGATTGGGAAAGATgcccaagaagaagaaaagactgagGCGCTGAAATCTG CTAAACGGTACATTGAAACTGATCCGGCCAGCCGAGATAAGAGAACTCCAATCACAGTCGTTAAACAAGGGCTGGAGCCGCCAACCTTCTCCGGCTGGTTCCTGGGCTGGGATGATGACTACTGGTCTGTCGATCCTCTACAGAGAGCAATGGCAGATGTGGATGTCTGA